In one window of Spiroplasma corruscae DNA:
- a CDS encoding PfkB family carbohydrate kinase, translating into MKALLIGSILYEMNFKVDYIPSSGGQVRTDNYNNYIGGCAFNVALTLKNNSVEFDLFTPVGVGEYAEKINKEINKLGLKSIINVSDGDNGFCITLVEPNGERTFVTKSGIENTIKQSWFNTIISEEYSYIYFDGYKLLSDDSKYLIDFLEANNKKQIFFNATPIFNKITKNYLERFKLIKPIIHMNRKEAIDYCNTDDLEKCIELIKEINNNDIIITLGKNGCLFYNYKESKINYYKSYENNNFTDTTGAGDTHLGTVMALSMKNSSLDNLFNMANKACLEYLKNK; encoded by the coding sequence ATGAAGGCATTATTAATTGGATCAATATTGTATGAGATGAATTTTAAGGTAGATTATATACCAAGTAGTGGTGGTCAGGTTAGAACTGATAATTATAATAATTACATCGGAGGGTGCGCTTTTAATGTTGCGTTAACATTAAAAAACAATAGTGTTGAGTTTGATCTATTTACTCCAGTTGGAGTTGGCGAGTATGCTGAGAAAATTAACAAAGAAATTAATAAACTCGGTTTAAAATCCATCATAAATGTAAGTGATGGTGATAATGGATTTTGTATAACATTAGTGGAACCAAATGGTGAAAGAACATTTGTAACTAAATCTGGTATCGAAAATACAATTAAGCAAAGTTGATTTAATACAATAATTTCAGAAGAATATAGTTATATATATTTTGATGGTTATAAATTATTATCTGATGATTCGAAATACTTAATAGATTTTTTAGAAGCAAATAATAAAAAACAAATATTTTTTAATGCGACACCAATTTTTAATAAAATAACTAAAAACTATTTAGAAAGATTTAAACTTATTAAACCTATTATTCATATGAATAGAAAAGAAGCAATTGATTATTGTAATACAGATGATTTGGAGAAATGTATTGAATTAATTAAAGAAATAAATAATAATGATATAATAATTACCTTAGGAAAAAATGGATGTTTATTTTATAACTACAAAGAAAGTAAAATTAACTATTATAAAAGTTATGAAAATAATAATTTTACTGATACTACTGGTGCCGGAGATACACACCTTGGAACTGTTATGGCATTAAGTATGAAAAATTCTTCATTAGATAATTTATTTAATATGGCTAATAAAGCTTGTTTAGAATATCTAAAAAATAAATAA
- a CDS encoding DUF2075 domain-containing protein, whose protein sequence is MIIYKANKKNFLSDVLSGEISNILNKKIKSLMNRTTASNEIYSWNNSLKDMYMVLSDNQISDDIGIALEYNLPNTSKRIDFIITGRNSFSEEVMLIIELKQWEKCTKVENQDMIVNTFINKRERNTTHPSYQAFSYGLLLKDFSEVVYTSSDQIKINTCAYLHNYDIDKYPDILWEGYSKFIELAPLFFKKDTIKLRNYIKELILVGDNCNLIEKIDNGKIKPGKSIQNFVKEIIDGNDDFALIDDQKIVFETLISYIRKSYSDNRKRVVIIPGGPGTGKTLIALRLLSKCLQYGYNSIFVSKNLNLRNVYTKKISDNKNIDKFATARLTNLFKGTGIFTSLKKNNYDACIVDEAHRLILKSQYSKITDGYNNQIKEIICESLVSVFFVDERQAVTTKDIGSIENIKKFALEEGISINNIYQLDELKSQFRTSGADEYIDFINNILYDDKISLDNSFLSRYDFKVFDDPQDMFDAIVKKNTKNNARCVAGYCWEWNSQKDNTKYDIVIDNFKKQWNFKNDNYWIINPDSINQVGCIHTCQGLELEYCGVIIGDDLYYDNIVKSNFFARAKSDKSLLGLKKMWKEDKIKAEETADTLIKNAYKVLLTRGLKGTYIYCTDKKLSNFFKSKIVQ, encoded by the coding sequence ATGATAATTTATAAGGCTAATAAAAAGAATTTTTTAAGTGATGTACTAAGCGGAGAGATATCAAATATATTAAATAAAAAAATTAAATCATTAATGAATAGAACTACGGCAAGTAATGAAATTTACAGTTGAAATAATTCATTGAAAGATATGTATATGGTTTTATCTGATAATCAAATTAGCGATGACATTGGCATTGCGCTTGAATATAATTTACCCAATACTTCTAAAAGAATTGATTTTATAATAACTGGAAGGAATTCTTTTTCAGAAGAGGTTATGCTTATTATTGAACTTAAACAGTGAGAAAAGTGTACAAAAGTAGAAAATCAAGATATGATAGTAAATACTTTCATAAATAAAAGAGAAAGAAACACAACACATCCTTCATATCAAGCTTTTAGTTATGGTCTTTTATTAAAGGATTTTTCAGAGGTTGTTTACACATCTAGTGACCAAATAAAAATAAATACATGTGCTTATTTGCATAATTATGATATTGATAAATACCCAGATATTTTATGAGAAGGTTATTCAAAGTTTATCGAACTTGCTCCATTATTTTTTAAAAAAGATACTATAAAATTAAGAAATTATATAAAAGAATTAATTTTAGTAGGTGATAATTGTAATTTAATTGAAAAAATTGATAATGGTAAAATTAAACCTGGTAAGTCAATACAAAACTTTGTTAAGGAAATAATTGATGGTAACGATGATTTTGCCTTAATTGATGATCAAAAAATTGTTTTTGAAACATTAATCTCTTATATAAGAAAATCTTATAGCGATAATAGAAAAAGAGTAGTGATTATACCCGGTGGTCCTGGAACTGGTAAAACCTTAATTGCTTTGAGATTGTTGTCAAAATGTTTACAATATGGCTATAATTCAATTTTTGTTTCAAAAAATTTAAATTTAAGAAATGTATATACAAAGAAAATATCAGATAATAAAAATATTGATAAATTTGCTACTGCAAGACTGACAAACCTTTTTAAAGGAACAGGTATATTTACATCTCTTAAAAAAAATAATTATGATGCTTGCATTGTTGATGAAGCCCACCGTCTAATTCTTAAATCTCAATACTCTAAAATAACTGATGGTTATAATAACCAAATAAAAGAAATAATTTGCGAGTCATTAGTTTCAGTTTTTTTTGTTGACGAGAGACAAGCGGTAACCACAAAAGATATTGGAAGTATTGAGAATATAAAAAAGTTTGCATTAGAAGAAGGAATAAGTATTAATAATATATATCAACTTGATGAACTTAAAAGCCAATTTAGAACATCAGGTGCTGATGAGTATATTGATTTTATTAATAACATTTTATATGATGATAAAATATCTTTAGATAATAGTTTTCTAAGTAGATATGATTTTAAAGTTTTTGATGACCCTCAAGATATGTTTGATGCAATAGTTAAAAAGAATACTAAAAATAACGCAAGATGTGTCGCTGGTTATTGTTGAGAGTGAAATTCACAAAAAGATAATACAAAATATGATATAGTTATTGATAATTTTAAAAAGCAATGAAATTTTAAAAATGATAATTATTGGATTATAAACCCCGATTCTATTAATCAAGTAGGATGTATTCACACGTGTCAAGGTCTAGAGTTAGAATATTGTGGAGTAATTATTGGTGATGATTTATATTATGATAACATTGTAAAATCAAATTTTTTTGCTAGAGCAAAATCTGATAAATCATTACTGGGTTTAAAAAAAATGTGAAAAGAAGATAAAATTAAGGCTGAAGAAACTGCAGATACCTTAATTAAAAATGCCTATAAAGTACTTTTAACAAGAGGTTTAAAAGGAACATATATTTATTGTACAGATAAAAAACTATCTAATTTTTTTAAATCAAAAATAGTACAATAA
- a CDS encoding pyrroline-5-carboxylate reductase family protein, with the protein MNKILIIGTGHMGEAILCSLSKNINRELFQIHILNRNLNKSKILAEKYDCNFIKGLNEINKHNFSIIFLGFKPSDADLILNNINLENEENKIIVSMLNAYSINKIKEHFTKDINILRIMPNMNAKNNCSTTGYAYYGNNKKLIDISISLLNLFGTTYKLEESQFSSFVSLTGSAPAFIYEFIKAFKEFALDNNYKEEVSNEFILKTIVASATEALSGNKNLDDLIKQIIVPGGPTQAGHDKLLNNRFKDILISCFESTKEKA; encoded by the coding sequence ATGAATAAAATATTAATAATTGGTACAGGACATATGGGTGAGGCTATACTATGTTCACTATCAAAGAATATAAACCGAGAGTTATTTCAAATACATATATTAAATAGAAATTTAAATAAATCTAAAATTCTTGCTGAAAAATATGATTGTAACTTTATTAAAGGCCTAAACGAAATTAATAAACATAATTTCAGTATTATTTTTTTAGGTTTTAAACCAAGTGATGCTGATTTAATATTAAATAATATTAATTTAGAAAATGAAGAAAATAAAATAATTGTATCAATGTTAAATGCATATAGTATTAATAAAATAAAAGAACATTTTACTAAAGATATTAATATACTTAGAATTATGCCAAATATGAATGCTAAAAATAACTGTTCAACAACAGGTTATGCATACTATGGTAATAACAAAAAACTAATAGACATATCAATTAGTCTATTAAATCTATTTGGAACCACTTACAAATTAGAAGAATCTCAGTTTTCAAGTTTTGTTTCTTTAACTGGATCTGCACCTGCATTTATTTATGAATTTATTAAAGCATTTAAAGAATTCGCGCTAGATAATAATTATAAGGAAGAGGTATCTAATGAATTTATTTTAAAAACTATTGTGGCATCTGCTACTGAAGCTTTATCAGGAAATAAAAACTTAGATGATTTGATTAAGCAAATAATCGTTCCAGGAGGCCCGACTCAAGCTGGTCATGATAAATTATTAAATAATAGATTTAAAGATATTTTAATTAGTTGTTTTGAAAGCACAAAAGAAAAGGCATAA